GCAGGAGGACGAAGATCAGGGCGATCTCGAACAAAGCGGAAGTCATGTGGCCCCCAGCTTAAGCACGGTTTGGTCTCGATTTCAGCTTACTTTCGCAGGGAGAGAAGAATCTCATTTCTCCTCTTTCACTTCCTCCGAGTGTTCTTCCAAGGCCGCTTCCAGCGGGCTCTCCGGGAGAGGATGGAGCTTGCGATGAATCACCGACGCAATCGTGGAAATGGCGAGCACGCCCCCGATCACACCAAGCGAGACGTTGGTATCGATCTTCCAAGCGCTGTGAGCCAGAGACATCTTCACGCCCACGAAGACCAGGATGACGCCCAGGCCATACTTGAGGAAATGGAAGTAGGGCAGGATGCCTGCGATCGCGAAGTAGAGCGAGCGGAGGCCGAGGATCGCGAAAACATTCGAGGTATAGACGATGAAGGTATCAGTGGTGATGGCGAAAATTGCCGGAATCGAATCCACGGCGAAGATGACGTCCGTGACTTCCACGCAGAGCAGAACTGCCAGCAGCGGGGTGGCCATGCGCCGGCCATTTTCCACCACCATGAAATGCCCCCCGCGGTAGCCCTCGGTCATGGGCATGGTTCTTTTCAGAAGGCGTACGGCGATGCTCTTCCCGGGATCCACCGAGTCTTCATCGTGGAAGAACATCTTGATACCGGTGAAGACCAGCAGGGCGGCGAAAATATAAATGATCCACGAGAAATTCGTGATCAGGGCGGCTCCGCCCGCAATCATCCCGGCACGCAAGGCCAGCGCACCGAAAATACCCCAGAAGAGCACCTTGTGTTGGTACTCCCGCGGCACCTTGAAGAAGGAGAAGATCACCGCGAAGACGAAGACATTGTCCACGGAGAGCGATTTCTCCAGCACGTAGCCCGCGAGGAACTCTTTGCCCGCCTGCCCCCCGAGTTTCCAGCCCACCCAGACGTTGAACGCCATGGCGAGGGCGATCCAGACCGCGGTCCAACCGAGCGCCTCCTTCACCTTTACGACGTGGGCCTTGCGGTTGAAGACCCCCAGGTCGAGGGCCAGCATGAATAGCACGAAGCCATTAAAGATGACCCACCAGGAGACAGGAATCGACGCGGTCGTTGCAGCAAGCATGAAGCATGGGATGAAACGGTCCGGGAAAGATGCTCTCAATTGGAAAACCTGCTACGATTTTCCAATTGGCCCGGCTGGAACGAACTCGACTCCTCATTTCCCTCGGGTTAGGGGATATCGACCGTGAGAAAACTCCTCGCCATTCTCATTATCCCCCATCTGGCTTGCGCCGAGGACTTCGAGCAGCAGCGAATCCAGGAACAAATTGATGATCACCGGGTTCTGCATTTGATAAATCGAGGAATGCTTCCGGATGCTCTGAAACTAGAAGAGCTTCCTCGAGACCTGAAGTATCCTAAAGGAATCGTGTCGGTGATTCCCGACCCAAAAGATCGGGAGGACGGCAGAATCATTGTTTATCTCATTAACGACACTGATGAACCCCTCAAAGAGGGTCTCTCGACAGTCCGGAATTGCTTTCAGGAAGTGTCAATAGATTCCATATGGACTCTCTCCTCATCTCCCCGGTGGCAGGATTGTGGTACAGGATTGGTCTTCGAGTCCAAGGATCTCCCGCAGCATCACGCTGCGATCTTCTTCGAGAATGACCCCGCGATCGGCGATCTGACTGGATCCCTGCGCTACTGCGTAAATATCCAGGGCTCGAAGGCGATTGCCTCAGCTCCATTTGAGGGACGTTTCAGATCGAAGGAGTTCGATAGGGCTGGTGACGGA
This portion of the Luteolibacter luteus genome encodes:
- a CDS encoding TerC family protein, whose product is MLAATTASIPVSWWVIFNGFVLFMLALDLGVFNRKAHVVKVKEALGWTAVWIALAMAFNVWVGWKLGGQAGKEFLAGYVLEKSLSVDNVFVFAVIFSFFKVPREYQHKVLFWGIFGALALRAGMIAGGAALITNFSWIIYIFAALLVFTGIKMFFHDEDSVDPGKSIAVRLLKRTMPMTEGYRGGHFMVVENGRRMATPLLAVLLCVEVTDVIFAVDSIPAIFAITTDTFIVYTSNVFAILGLRSLYFAIAGILPYFHFLKYGLGVILVFVGVKMSLAHSAWKIDTNVSLGVIGGVLAISTIASVIHRKLHPLPESPLEAALEEHSEEVKEEK